The following coding sequences are from one Synechococcus sp. HK05 window:
- a CDS encoding M23 family metallopeptidase: MPVAPAASAAPLAPLLPPPGSTAVPLRPDPARLSGAASAPKRFDQSLDELVRQGVVTPHERNLVRGGSGSLAPLDVGAFQQACRGGALSAKECRGGIALRWGRRNGSTGNTAWGGRMDANGMPLPPLTVPVSALLAGNGGSFNLASVFRVTPRPAPVLGNGNRRLLLPIIGSAVNTSGFGWRLHPLLGAWRLHAGEDLAAPEGTPVVAALSGKVVSSGLAGGYGLAVEVEHQRPLRRSLYGHLSELYVKAGDVVRQGEVIGRVGSTGLSTGPHLHFELREPAAGGWVAIDPGDFDPGNGWQGRDAIALLMGQLLQSLERPPAQG; encoded by the coding sequence GTGCCCGTCGCACCTGCCGCATCCGCTGCACCTTTGGCGCCACTGTTGCCGCCGCCAGGTAGCACCGCCGTTCCCCTTCGGCCTGATCCGGCCCGGCTCAGCGGTGCCGCTTCAGCGCCGAAGCGCTTCGATCAATCCCTCGATGAGCTCGTGCGCCAGGGGGTGGTGACCCCTCATGAGCGCAACCTGGTGCGTGGTGGCAGCGGATCGCTGGCCCCATTGGATGTGGGGGCGTTCCAGCAGGCTTGCCGCGGCGGAGCGCTGTCGGCCAAGGAATGCCGCGGTGGGATTGCTCTGCGCTGGGGCCGCCGCAACGGCAGTACGGGCAACACCGCCTGGGGCGGGCGGATGGATGCCAACGGCATGCCGCTGCCGCCGCTCACCGTGCCGGTGTCGGCGCTGTTGGCCGGCAATGGTGGCAGTTTCAATCTGGCGAGTGTGTTTCGGGTCACCCCTCGCCCCGCACCGGTGCTGGGCAACGGCAACCGCCGCTTGCTGCTGCCGATCATCGGCAGTGCGGTGAACACCAGCGGCTTTGGTTGGCGGCTGCATCCGCTGCTCGGGGCCTGGCGGTTGCATGCCGGTGAAGACCTGGCGGCGCCGGAGGGCACACCGGTGGTGGCGGCCCTGAGCGGCAAGGTGGTGAGTAGTGGCCTGGCGGGCGGCTATGGCCTGGCGGTGGAGGTGGAGCATCAGCGGCCCCTGCGCCGCAGCCTCTACGGCCACCTTTCGGAGCTGTATGTGAAGGCCGGTGATGTGGTGCGCCAGGGCGAGGTGATTGGCCGGGTTGGCAGCACGGGATTAAGCACCGGCCCTCACCTGCATTTCGAGTTGCGGGAGCCCGCGGCAGGCGGCTGGGTGGCGATCGATCCGGGCGACTTTGATCCCGGCAATGGTTGGCAAGGCCGTGATGCGATTGCGCTGCTGATGGGGCAACTGCTCCAGAGCCTGGAGCGGCCGCCTGCCCAGGGCTAG
- a CDS encoding mechanosensitive ion channel family protein — MSDARQRLLSDVDFFQSNEGLLVGTGLLLALWLVLKFAERYGRHVRPLVPRLAATLRRPLITGLSAALYLGWLAHAMSGAAPALMPLKGLETSTALILIAVGWASIDAGQMLLHTDHVQRWLGVDDPGERAMVTSLLDRLLSIGVVVITVAALMVTFGVSTTAVATMLGGAGIGIGFGTQQVSQNFLSGLMLYFTRPFSVGDWIQLPIWSGVETSTLQGTVERIGWYHTRIVTLDRRPLSIPNSVFATTPIENPGRMYNRRIKASIGLRYEDLPRMQAITEAVQHLLENHPDIDNRQMILVSFDEWAGSSINMLVYCFTRTTVWREYLHVQQKIFLEIADIVKKAGGDFAFNCTTLYPAPDLDSTHPIQKLTTAR; from the coding sequence ATGTCCGATGCACGCCAGCGTCTCCTAAGCGACGTTGATTTCTTCCAGAGCAACGAAGGGCTTCTGGTGGGAACCGGCCTGCTGCTAGCCCTTTGGCTGGTGCTGAAGTTCGCGGAGCGCTACGGCAGGCATGTGCGGCCACTGGTGCCGCGTCTGGCAGCCACCCTGCGGCGACCGCTGATCACCGGTCTTAGTGCGGCGCTCTACCTGGGTTGGCTAGCCCACGCCATGAGCGGAGCCGCCCCGGCCCTGATGCCGCTCAAAGGATTGGAAACCTCAACGGCACTGATCCTGATCGCCGTGGGCTGGGCCAGCATCGATGCAGGGCAGATGCTGCTGCACACCGATCACGTGCAGCGCTGGCTGGGGGTCGACGATCCCGGTGAGCGCGCCATGGTCACCAGCCTCCTGGATCGGCTGCTCTCCATTGGCGTGGTGGTCATCACAGTGGCAGCGCTGATGGTCACCTTCGGCGTGTCCACCACCGCCGTGGCCACGATGCTCGGCGGGGCCGGCATCGGCATCGGCTTCGGCACCCAGCAGGTGTCACAGAACTTTCTCTCCGGCCTGATGCTCTATTTCACCCGCCCTTTCTCAGTGGGCGACTGGATTCAGCTACCGATCTGGTCAGGCGTGGAAACGTCCACGTTGCAGGGCACCGTGGAGCGCATCGGCTGGTATCACACCCGAATCGTGACCCTCGACCGCCGGCCACTCTCGATTCCCAATTCGGTCTTTGCCACCACACCGATTGAGAATCCCGGGCGCATGTACAACCGGCGCATCAAGGCCAGCATCGGCCTGCGCTACGAGGATCTCCCACGCATGCAGGCCATCACCGAAGCGGTGCAGCATCTCCTGGAGAACCATCCGGATATCGACAACCGGCAGATGATTCTGGTGAGCTTCGATGAGTGGGCCGGCTCTTCGATCAACATGCTGGTGTACTGCTTCACCCGCACAACGGTGTGGCGGGAGTATCTACACGTGCAGCAGAAAATCTTCCTGGAAATCGCCGACATCGTGAAGAAAGCCGGCGGTGACTTCGCCTTCAACTGCACCACCCTCTATCCGGCTCCAGACCTCGACAGCACTCACCCGATCCAGAAGCTCACCACCGCCCGCTGA
- a CDS encoding PspA/IM30 family protein → MGFFDRLGRLVRANANAAVGAMEDPAKILDQSVADMQADLVKLRQAVATAIASQKRIQNQAEQAEAQAKTWYERAELALKKGEEDLAREALGRRKTCQDTATALNTQLQSQAGQVEQLKQSLVKLESKIAEAKTKKDMLKARAQAAQAQEQLQSAVGNLGTNSSMAAFERMEEKVEALEARSQAAAELAGADLESQFAALEGAPEVDDELAALKGKLAGSAPAAALPEAGGAVQAVKVEEVDAELEELKRSIDKL, encoded by the coding sequence ATGGGCTTCTTTGATCGCCTCGGCCGTCTGGTGCGCGCCAACGCCAACGCGGCGGTGGGAGCGATGGAGGATCCCGCCAAGATCCTGGATCAGTCGGTGGCCGACATGCAGGCCGACCTGGTGAAGCTCCGGCAAGCCGTGGCTACCGCCATCGCCAGCCAGAAACGCATTCAGAACCAGGCTGAGCAGGCCGAAGCCCAGGCGAAAACCTGGTATGAGCGTGCCGAACTGGCCCTCAAAAAGGGCGAGGAAGACCTCGCACGCGAGGCCTTGGGCCGCCGCAAAACCTGCCAGGACACCGCCACAGCCCTGAACACTCAGCTCCAGAGCCAGGCCGGCCAGGTGGAGCAGCTCAAACAGAGCTTGGTGAAGCTCGAAAGCAAGATCGCCGAGGCCAAAACCAAAAAAGACATGCTCAAGGCCCGGGCCCAGGCGGCCCAGGCCCAGGAGCAGCTGCAGAGCGCCGTGGGCAACCTCGGCACCAACAGTTCCATGGCGGCCTTTGAGCGCATGGAAGAAAAGGTGGAGGCACTGGAGGCCCGTAGCCAGGCCGCCGCTGAGCTGGCCGGTGCCGATCTTGAGAGCCAGTTCGCCGCACTGGAGGGCGCCCCTGAGGTGGACGACGAACTGGCGGCTCTCAAAGGCAAGCTGGCCGGCTCCGCCCCTGCGGCCGCCCTGCCGGAGGCCGGTGGTGCTGTGCAGGCGGTGAAAGTGGAAGAGGTGGATGCCGAGCTCGAGGAGCTCAAGCGCTCGATCGACAAGCTCTGA
- the trxA gene encoding thioredoxin, with protein sequence MPAAVSVLHLTDANFQAEVLDAAMPVLVDVWAEWCGPCRLMAPMMDWAAAEYAGRLAVGKLEADPNPTARDQMGIQGLPTLVIFKNGQEVARHEGAMAKPQLKAFLDANL encoded by the coding sequence TTGCCTGCTGCCGTGTCTGTTCTGCACCTCACCGATGCCAACTTCCAGGCCGAGGTGCTGGATGCCGCTATGCCGGTGCTCGTGGATGTATGGGCTGAGTGGTGCGGCCCCTGCCGCCTGATGGCCCCGATGATGGATTGGGCAGCTGCTGAATATGCCGGCCGTTTGGCTGTGGGCAAGCTCGAGGCTGATCCCAACCCCACCGCCCGCGATCAGATGGGCATTCAGGGTTTGCCCACCCTGGTGATTTTCAAGAATGGCCAGGAGGTGGCGCGCCATGAGGGCGCCATGGCCAAGCCCCAACTCAAGGCTTTCCTGGATGCCAACCTCTGA
- a CDS encoding NAD(P)H-quinone oxidoreductase subunit N, producing MHSLLAEAGSAAAPAVSAITSLQLNAGAVAPEGAVLLAMLACLLVDLAGEKAASRWVPLFSYIGLGSALGLLALQWNASPLEPSFLGSFLADNLAIAFRAVVAASTLLSLLISWRYVERAGTPVGEYAAILLAATLGAMLLCGSTDLVSVFVSLETLSVASYLLSGYMKRDARSSEAALKYLLVGSAAAAVFLYGASLLYGLTGGNTSLEAVGLALQTSASPVAALALVFVLSTVAFKIAAVPFHQWTPDVYEGSPTPVVAFLSVGSKAAGFALALRILVGCFEPFEAQWKLLFTVLAILSMVLGNVVALAQTSMKRMLAYSSIGQAGFVMIGLVCGTEDGYAAMVLYMAAYLFMNLGAFACIILFSLRTGSDRISDYAGLYQKDPLITLGLSLCLLSLGGIPPMLGFFGKIYLFFAGWADGQYLLVVVGLLTSVVSIYYYISVIKMMVVKEPQEASEVVKAYPEVNWSIAGLQPLRAALISCVAVTAVGGILSNPLFGWANGAVAGTPMLQKALAAASNLPIG from the coding sequence GTGCACTCTCTTCTGGCCGAGGCCGGCTCAGCGGCAGCTCCTGCAGTGAGCGCGATCACCTCCCTGCAGCTGAATGCAGGTGCGGTGGCACCCGAAGGAGCCGTGCTCCTGGCGATGCTGGCTTGCCTGCTGGTGGATCTGGCCGGCGAGAAGGCCGCTTCCCGCTGGGTGCCTCTCTTCTCTTACATCGGCCTTGGCAGCGCCCTGGGGCTGCTGGCTCTGCAGTGGAACGCTTCACCACTGGAGCCCTCCTTCCTCGGCTCGTTCCTGGCCGACAACCTCGCCATTGCTTTCCGCGCCGTGGTGGCAGCGTCCACACTGCTGTCGCTGCTGATCAGCTGGCGCTACGTGGAGCGCGCCGGCACCCCTGTGGGTGAATACGCCGCGATCCTGCTGGCCGCCACCCTCGGGGCGATGCTGCTCTGCGGCTCCACCGACCTGGTGAGCGTGTTCGTCTCGCTGGAAACCCTTTCAGTGGCGAGCTACCTGCTCTCGGGCTACATGAAGCGCGATGCGCGCAGCTCCGAGGCCGCACTGAAGTATCTCCTGGTGGGCTCGGCCGCAGCGGCCGTGTTCCTCTACGGCGCCTCTCTGCTCTACGGCCTCACTGGCGGCAACACCAGCCTCGAAGCCGTTGGCCTAGCTCTGCAGACCAGCGCCTCTCCGGTGGCGGCTCTGGCTCTGGTGTTCGTGCTCTCCACGGTGGCGTTCAAGATCGCCGCAGTTCCCTTCCACCAGTGGACGCCGGATGTGTACGAAGGCTCCCCCACTCCAGTGGTGGCCTTCCTCTCAGTGGGTTCGAAAGCTGCTGGTTTTGCCCTGGCGCTGCGCATCCTGGTGGGCTGCTTCGAGCCCTTCGAGGCCCAGTGGAAGCTCCTCTTCACCGTGCTGGCGATCCTGAGCATGGTGCTGGGCAACGTGGTGGCCCTGGCCCAAACCTCGATGAAGCGGATGCTGGCCTACAGCTCCATCGGCCAGGCCGGCTTCGTGATGATCGGCCTGGTGTGCGGCACCGAAGACGGCTACGCCGCGATGGTGCTCTACATGGCGGCCTATTTGTTCATGAACCTGGGCGCCTTCGCCTGCATCATCCTGTTCTCGCTGCGCACCGGCAGTGACCGGATCAGCGATTACGCCGGTCTGTACCAGAAGGATCCGCTGATTACCCTGGGCCTGAGCCTCTGCCTGCTCTCCCTCGGCGGCATTCCGCCGATGCTGGGCTTCTTCGGCAAGATTTACCTCTTCTTTGCCGGCTGGGCCGATGGCCAATACCTGCTGGTGGTGGTGGGCCTGCTCACCTCGGTGGTGTCGATCTACTACTACATCTCGGTGATCAAGATGATGGTGGTGAAAGAGCCTCAGGAAGCCTCTGAAGTGGTGAAGGCTTATCCGGAAGTGAACTGGAGCATTGCCGGTCTGCAGCCCCTGCGCGCCGCACTGATCTCCTGCGTAGCCGTTACGGCCGTGGGCGGGATCCTCTCCAACCCTCTGTTCGGCTGGGCCAATGGCGCTGTAGCCGGCACACCGATGCTGCAGAAAGCCCTTGCTGCAGCGTCCAACCTCCCCATCGGTTGA
- the topA gene encoding type I DNA topoisomerase: MAHTLVIVESPTKARTIRGFLPKDFKVEASMGHVRDLPNNASEIPAAHKGEKWANLGVNTANDFEPLYVVPKDKKKVVKELKDALKGADQLLLATDEDREGESISWHLLQLLNPKVPVKRMVFHEITKEAIGRALEQTRELDMELVHAQETRRILDRLVGYTLSPLLWKKVAWGLSAGRVQSVAVRLLVQRERARRAFKSGSYWDLKAQLQQGSAGFEAKLTHLKGERIAGGSDFDEATGGLKAGSKVRLLAEAEARQLRDTVLAAPWTVAAVEEKPTTRKPVAPFTTSTLQQEANRKLRLSARETMRTAQGLYERGFITYMRTDSVHLSDQAINAARSCVADKYGKDYLSPSARQFSTKARNAQEAHEAIRPAGESFLDPSATGLDGRDLALYELIWKRTVASQMADAKLTMLSVDLEADGGSLGTAAFRATGKRIDFPGFFRAYVEGSDDPDAALEGQEVLLPSLKTGDRPTCKGVEALGHQTQPPARYSEAALVKMLEKEGIGRPSTYASIIGTIVDRGYATLQNNALTPSFTAFAVTALLEEHFPDLVDTSFTARMENTLDEISHGQVQWLPYLESFYKGDKGLETQVQQREGDIDPTASRTIELEGLPCVVRIGRFGAYLETKRVADDGTEELLKATLPNEITPADLDAEKAELILKQKADGPESLGEDPETGDLVYLLFGQYGPYVQRGQVSDENPKPKRASLPKGTQPEELSLEDALGLLRLPRHLGEHPEGGKIEAGLGRFGPYVVHHKGKGEKDYRSLKAEDDVLMVGLSRAMELLAQPKRGRGGRTALKELGTPEGADEAIQLFDGPYGLYVKQGKVNASLPEGTTADTITLEQAVELLAAKAAAGKGKGRKAAGTAAKKPAAKKPAAKKAPATTKTGRLRASAVRVIRAADS; encoded by the coding sequence GTGGCGCACACCCTCGTCATCGTTGAGAGCCCCACGAAGGCCCGCACCATCCGCGGGTTCCTTCCCAAGGACTTCAAGGTGGAAGCCTCGATGGGGCACGTGCGCGACTTGCCCAACAACGCCAGTGAGATTCCGGCGGCCCACAAAGGCGAGAAGTGGGCCAATCTCGGCGTGAACACCGCCAACGACTTCGAGCCCCTCTACGTGGTGCCGAAGGACAAGAAAAAGGTGGTGAAGGAACTCAAGGACGCCCTCAAGGGTGCCGATCAGCTGCTGCTGGCGACGGACGAAGACCGGGAAGGGGAATCGATCAGCTGGCACCTGCTGCAGCTGCTGAACCCCAAGGTGCCGGTGAAGCGGATGGTGTTCCACGAGATCACCAAAGAAGCGATTGGCCGGGCGCTGGAGCAGACGCGCGAGCTCGATATGGAGCTGGTGCACGCCCAGGAAACCCGGCGCATCCTCGATCGCCTGGTGGGCTACACCCTCTCGCCCCTGCTGTGGAAAAAAGTGGCCTGGGGCTTGAGCGCCGGCCGGGTGCAATCGGTGGCGGTGCGGCTGCTGGTGCAGCGCGAGCGGGCGCGGCGCGCCTTCAAGAGCGGCAGCTACTGGGATCTCAAGGCCCAGCTGCAGCAGGGCAGTGCTGGTTTTGAAGCCAAGCTCACCCACCTCAAGGGCGAGCGCATCGCCGGGGGCTCCGATTTCGATGAGGCCACCGGTGGCCTCAAGGCCGGCAGCAAAGTGCGCCTGCTTGCTGAAGCCGAAGCGCGACAGCTGCGGGACACCGTGCTGGCGGCCCCCTGGACAGTGGCAGCCGTGGAGGAGAAGCCCACCACCCGCAAACCGGTGGCGCCCTTCACCACCAGCACCCTGCAGCAGGAGGCCAACCGCAAGCTGCGGCTGTCGGCCCGCGAAACGATGCGCACGGCCCAGGGGCTCTACGAGCGCGGCTTCATCACTTACATGCGTACCGATTCGGTGCATCTGAGTGATCAGGCGATCAATGCCGCCCGCAGTTGCGTGGCCGACAAATACGGCAAGGACTACCTGAGCCCTTCAGCCCGCCAGTTCTCCACCAAGGCGCGCAACGCCCAGGAGGCCCATGAGGCGATCCGCCCCGCCGGCGAAAGCTTCCTCGACCCCTCCGCCACGGGCCTCGATGGTCGTGATCTGGCGCTCTACGAGCTGATCTGGAAGCGCACCGTGGCGTCTCAAATGGCTGACGCCAAGCTCACGATGCTGAGCGTGGATCTGGAAGCCGATGGCGGCAGCCTCGGCACCGCGGCCTTCCGCGCCACCGGCAAGCGCATCGATTTCCCCGGCTTCTTCCGCGCCTATGTGGAAGGCAGCGACGATCCCGATGCCGCCCTTGAGGGGCAAGAGGTGCTGCTGCCTTCGCTGAAGACTGGCGATCGTCCCACCTGCAAGGGCGTGGAAGCCCTTGGCCACCAAACCCAGCCACCCGCCCGCTACAGCGAAGCGGCCCTGGTGAAGATGCTGGAGAAGGAGGGCATCGGCCGCCCCTCCACCTATGCCTCGATCATCGGCACGATCGTGGACAGGGGCTACGCCACCCTGCAGAACAACGCCCTCACCCCCAGCTTCACGGCGTTCGCTGTGACCGCACTGCTGGAGGAGCACTTCCCCGATCTGGTGGACACGAGCTTCACCGCGCGGATGGAGAACACCCTCGACGAGATCTCCCACGGGCAGGTGCAATGGCTGCCCTACCTGGAGAGCTTCTACAAGGGCGACAAGGGCCTGGAAACCCAGGTGCAGCAACGCGAAGGCGATATCGATCCCACCGCCTCGCGCACGATCGAGCTCGAGGGCCTGCCCTGCGTGGTGCGCATCGGCCGCTTCGGCGCCTACCTGGAAACCAAGCGCGTGGCCGACGACGGCACCGAAGAGCTGCTCAAGGCCACGCTGCCCAATGAGATCACCCCGGCCGATCTCGATGCTGAGAAGGCGGAACTGATCCTCAAGCAGAAGGCCGATGGCCCCGAATCTCTGGGCGAAGACCCGGAAACCGGCGATCTGGTGTACCTGCTCTTTGGCCAGTACGGGCCCTACGTGCAGCGGGGCCAGGTGAGCGACGAGAACCCCAAACCCAAGCGCGCCTCTCTGCCGAAGGGCACCCAGCCGGAAGAGCTCAGCCTCGAGGACGCCCTCGGTCTGCTGCGGCTGCCGCGCCACCTGGGGGAACACCCCGAAGGCGGCAAGATCGAGGCTGGCCTCGGCCGCTTCGGCCCCTACGTGGTGCACCACAAGGGCAAGGGCGAGAAGGACTACCGCTCCCTCAAGGCCGAAGACGATGTGCTGATGGTGGGCCTCTCACGGGCGATGGAGCTGTTGGCGCAGCCCAAGCGCGGCCGCGGCGGCCGCACCGCCCTCAAGGAGCTCGGCACCCCCGAGGGCGCCGATGAGGCGATCCAGCTGTTCGATGGCCCCTACGGCCTCTATGTGAAGCAGGGCAAGGTGAACGCCTCCCTGCCGGAGGGCACCACGGCCGACACGATCACCCTCGAGCAGGCGGTGGAGCTGCTGGCGGCCAAGGCGGCGGCCGGCAAGGGCAAGGGTCGCAAAGCGGCAGGTACGGCGGCCAAGAAACCGGCGGCCAAAAAGCCCGCTGCCAAGAAGGCCCCGGCGACCACCAAAACCGGTCGCCTCCGGGCCAGTGCCGTGCGGGTGATCCGCGCTGCCGACAGCTGA
- a CDS encoding DUF2232 domain-containing protein: MSLSRRQAHQLTDTAYLAAATALLWVGLYYLPVGGALFRLALPLPLALLQLRHNRRCAVEGVAVSALLLVALMGPIRGPLVLFPYTLLALWLGWCWSRKLSWWLSWSVGVLIGATGFLVRVAVVSVLLGENLWVVITTAAAQLLERLSGLLHLGGGPELWQVQLLALGLVLLQNVIYVLALHAVALWIFGRLRSPITPPPPLLRPLLALDPL, translated from the coding sequence ATGAGCCTCAGCCGCCGCCAGGCCCATCAGCTCACCGACACCGCCTATCTGGCGGCGGCCACTGCATTGTTGTGGGTGGGTCTCTACTACCTGCCGGTGGGTGGTGCCCTGTTTCGCTTGGCCCTGCCGCTGCCGCTGGCCCTCCTGCAGCTGCGCCACAACCGCCGCTGCGCTGTGGAGGGGGTGGCCGTATCGGCCTTGCTGCTGGTGGCCCTGATGGGACCGATCCGCGGACCGCTGGTGCTGTTCCCCTACACACTCTTGGCCCTGTGGTTGGGCTGGTGCTGGAGCCGAAAGCTCAGCTGGTGGCTCAGCTGGAGTGTGGGGGTGCTGATCGGGGCAACGGGATTTCTGGTGCGGGTGGCGGTGGTGTCGGTGCTGCTCGGTGAAAACCTCTGGGTGGTGATCACCACCGCAGCGGCCCAGTTGCTCGAGCGGCTCAGCGGCCTGTTGCACCTCGGTGGCGGCCCCGAGCTCTGGCAGGTGCAACTGCTGGCTCTGGGGCTGGTGTTGCTCCAGAACGTGATTTATGTGCTGGCGCTGCATGCGGTGGCGCTGTGGATCTTCGGTCGCCTGCGCAGCCCGATCACCCCGCCGCCGCCGCTGCTGCGTCCCCTGCTCGCCCTCGATCCCCTTTGA
- a CDS encoding biotin--[acetyl-CoA-carboxylase] ligase, with product MAGSALKAAAIAAALRGLAADQPLAWRLRVLPVCASTEWELERWLEAGAQPPLALLAQQQRHGHGQQGRKWQSPPGGVWLSAAIPWPEQPAPAASLALAAAVGIALQLEALGLKPQIKWPNDLLIDGRKLAGILPRLRWRGGRVRYAQLGVGLNGLNRVPAFAINAAEALGQHPLAQPATLAARALRGLEWAAAACNQPELVRRQAEQRLHRPEWVEHEGERWAVAGLEPNGGLRLCRGNAPAVLQRAF from the coding sequence TTGGCTGGCTCAGCTCTGAAAGCCGCCGCGATTGCCGCTGCTCTGCGGGGGCTGGCGGCGGATCAACCGCTGGCCTGGCGGCTGCGGGTGCTGCCGGTGTGCGCCAGCACGGAATGGGAGCTGGAGCGTTGGCTGGAGGCCGGCGCCCAGCCGCCGCTGGCGTTGCTGGCGCAGCAGCAGCGCCACGGCCATGGGCAGCAGGGCCGGAAGTGGCAGTCGCCGCCAGGGGGCGTGTGGCTGAGTGCGGCCATTCCCTGGCCCGAGCAGCCCGCGCCAGCGGCCTCCTTGGCTCTGGCCGCGGCGGTGGGGATCGCGCTGCAGCTGGAGGCGCTGGGGCTGAAGCCTCAGATCAAGTGGCCGAATGATCTGTTGATCGATGGTCGCAAGTTGGCGGGGATCCTTCCGCGGCTGCGTTGGCGCGGCGGCCGGGTGCGCTACGCCCAGCTGGGGGTGGGCCTCAATGGGCTGAACCGGGTGCCCGCTTTTGCGATCAATGCGGCAGAGGCCCTGGGCCAGCACCCGCTGGCGCAGCCGGCGACCCTCGCGGCCCGGGCGCTGCGCGGGCTGGAGTGGGCAGCGGCCGCCTGCAATCAGCCTGAATTGGTGCGTCGCCAGGCGGAGCAGCGCCTCCACCGGCCGGAGTGGGTGGAGCACGAGGGTGAGCGCTGGGCCGTGGCTGGCCTCGAGCCCAATGGGGGGCTTCGCCTTTGCCGCGGCAACGCGCCAGCTGTGCTGCAGCGGGCTTTCTAG
- a CDS encoding aminotransferase class I/II-fold pyridoxal phosphate-dependent enzyme: protein MHLSERVRGLGSGVFARNDQRKQAYRARAQALGLPALLDLSLGSTDLQPPDLAMDAIRAQLGRPESAAYCLHGATLPFREAVAAWAQRRFGVAVDPEREVLLLVGSQEGTAHLPLAVLNPGDQALLLDPYYPSHLGGLQLASAQPRLLKLDPQAGFAPDFDQLSDHQWDALKLMVLGFPHNPTATTGEQAWVDAAAERAVRHGVVFAHDNPYVDLALDGEAPALLRSPLWRQCGIEFFSFSKGWCLGGYRLAFAIGAEPLITALRQLKGVVDFNQSTALQAGAIAALEQAADWPDRIKPIYRERRDRMAALLQAAGWPVRIPSMALYLWLELPERARAAGLNSESFCAQMLEATGVCLTPGNGFGGGGEGYARLALVHPIEELEAGAQRMAAWLAQL from the coding sequence CTGCATCTCTCCGAGCGGGTTCGAGGTCTGGGCAGCGGCGTGTTCGCCCGCAACGACCAGCGCAAACAGGCTTATCGGGCGCGGGCCCAGGCGTTAGGTCTTCCGGCTCTGCTGGATCTCTCCCTTGGCTCCACCGATCTGCAACCGCCAGATCTGGCCATGGACGCCATCCGCGCCCAGCTGGGCCGGCCTGAGAGCGCCGCCTATTGCTTGCATGGCGCCACCCTGCCCTTCCGCGAGGCTGTGGCGGCCTGGGCGCAGCGGCGATTCGGGGTGGCCGTGGATCCGGAGCGGGAAGTGCTGCTGCTGGTGGGCTCCCAGGAGGGGACGGCCCATCTGCCCCTGGCGGTGCTCAACCCCGGCGATCAGGCGTTGTTGCTCGATCCCTATTACCCCTCACACCTGGGGGGACTGCAGCTGGCCTCGGCGCAGCCACGCTTGTTGAAGCTCGATCCCCAGGCCGGTTTTGCTCCGGATTTTGATCAGTTGAGCGATCACCAGTGGGATGCCCTCAAGTTGATGGTGCTCGGCTTTCCCCACAACCCAACGGCCACCACCGGTGAGCAGGCCTGGGTGGATGCTGCGGCGGAGCGGGCTGTGCGCCATGGGGTGGTGTTCGCTCACGACAACCCCTATGTGGATCTGGCCCTCGATGGGGAGGCACCGGCATTGCTGCGTTCACCACTGTGGCGCCAGTGCGGCATTGAATTTTTCTCCTTTTCCAAGGGATGGTGCCTTGGGGGCTACCGCCTGGCTTTCGCCATCGGCGCGGAGCCGTTGATCACGGCCCTACGCCAGCTGAAGGGCGTGGTGGATTTCAACCAGAGCACAGCGCTTCAGGCCGGGGCGATCGCCGCCTTGGAGCAGGCGGCCGACTGGCCGGATCGGATCAAGCCGATTTACCGCGAGCGTCGCGATCGGATGGCGGCGCTGTTGCAGGCGGCGGGCTGGCCGGTGCGGATCCCCTCGATGGCGCTGTATCTGTGGCTGGAGCTGCCGGAGCGGGCCCGCGCAGCCGGCCTGAATTCGGAATCGTTCTGCGCCCAGATGCTGGAGGCCACGGGCGTGTGCCTCACCCCGGGCAACGGCTTTGGCGGCGGTGGTGAGGGCTATGCGCGCTTGGCCCTGGTGCATCCGATCGAAGAGCTGGAGGCCGGCGCTCAGCGGATGGCAGCTTGGCTGGCTCAGCTCTGA
- a CDS encoding ABC transporter ATP-binding protein produces MSPTAVPLVAELDHIRKVYGTGDTAVTALDDLCLNVRRGEYLAVMGTSGSGKSTAMNILGCLDRPSGGSYRLNGTAVEHLSDDQLADLRNRELGFVFQQFHLLQELTALENVMLPMVYAGVPAERRRELGIAALQRVGLGERLHNKPNQLSGGQQQRVAVARAIINNPNLLLADEPTGALDSRTTKEVLDLFDELHREQGMTILLVTHEHDVAARAERIVHFHDGRLVDSGAGSQD; encoded by the coding sequence ATGAGCCCCACCGCCGTACCGCTGGTGGCGGAGCTGGATCACATCCGCAAGGTGTACGGCACTGGAGACACGGCCGTTACGGCACTGGATGATCTCTGCCTCAACGTGCGCCGCGGCGAATACCTGGCTGTGATGGGCACCTCCGGCTCGGGCAAGAGCACGGCGATGAACATCCTCGGCTGCCTGGATCGCCCCAGCGGCGGCAGCTACCGGCTGAACGGCACCGCCGTGGAGCACCTCAGCGACGACCAACTGGCCGACCTGCGCAACCGCGAACTGGGGTTCGTGTTTCAGCAGTTCCATCTGCTGCAAGAGCTCACGGCCCTGGAGAATGTGATGCTGCCGATGGTGTACGCCGGCGTACCGGCGGAGCGGCGGCGGGAGCTGGGGATCGCGGCACTGCAGCGGGTGGGCCTCGGCGAGCGGTTGCACAACAAGCCCAACCAGCTCTCCGGCGGCCAACAGCAACGGGTGGCCGTGGCCCGAGCCATCATCAACAACCCCAACTTGCTGCTGGCGGATGAACCCACCGGCGCCCTCGATTCCCGCACCACCAAAGAGGTGCTGGATCTGTTCGATGAGCTGCACAGGGAGCAGGGGATGACGATCCTGCTGGTCACCCACGAACACGATGTGGCGGCCCGGGCCGAGCGGATCGTGCATTTCCACGATGGGCGGCTGGTGGACAGCGGCGCCGGGTCGCAGGACTAG